Below is a genomic region from Methanolobus sediminis.
TTTTCATCAGCCATATTCCCGCCTGAACCTATGTCTATAGATTCATTGAACAGTTTTGTGATAAGATCCTTAAGTTCCGCTTCGGTGTTTGGGACAGGTTCGCGAGCAGATTTTTCCAGAATGATGTCCAGAGCTGCTTTATACTTCTTTTTTTCCAGATTATTAAGTTCAGGTTCTACTCCATAGTAGTTTATCTCTCCCTGTTCGTCACCACCATAAAGGTGTATGAATACAGGATCACCAACCGGAAGGATGATATTAACTCTTGAATGATCGATGTCTTTTGAAAGACTTACCATGAAAGTTGGTTCATCTTCACCAGTCTCGCGCATGAATTTCTTTACATATTCACCCAGATGCGGGTTCCTTTGTACTGCTTTCTGAAATTCTGCATCCATATTACAACTACCTTTAAGATTATGATACTGAAGCTATCTCTACTACAAGACCGACCTTAGGTTCTATTCTAAACCCGATCATCTGTCCGACCGGACCCTTGGCACCGGTGAACTTGTTTACAACAATAGTCCTCTTGACTTCACTTCCCAGAGGCTTTGATTTGAGAGTAATGTAAACGTCACAGGAAGAGCGGAACATTGAAGCAAGGTCTTCTGTTAACTGGTTTGGCTCTATTGTAAGAATTATAACCTTACCCATACCATTCAGTTTCTTGAAAAACGAAATCAGATCAAGAGTTTTCTCAGTATTGGCACTGTATTTGATAAGTGAGGATAGAGTATCAATTATGATCACATCTTTTTCAAACAGCTCCTCTGCAGCCATTAGTCTTTCAATAAAATCACAACGGGATTTTGCTGCCTGGACCAGCGGAATAACAGGTATGTATAAAAGCAGACCATTCAAAAGAAACGGAGCTATGGGATAATCCATTGAATACATCTGGTTAATAAAACCCTTTGTTGTCATTTGTGTCGAGACAAACGTAACACTGACATCGTTTTCGTTTAATCCGAATGAAAGACGCTGGGAAATTGTACTTTTTCCTCCGCCACTGCCACCTTCAAGTACGACTAGTGAACCGGCAGGAAAGCCTCCTCCCAATTTATCATTCAAATCATCCCTCGGGATTGCAAATGCATTGATCTTTGCCATTATTTGCCTCTTATTACGTTTTGAAACTCATTGCACCGGATTTTCCATTCTCAGCTGCAACAAGCACTCTGTGATCACCTGTTTCAAGTGGTGAAGGCTCAGTGGTTACATTCAGTGTGAGAATATCTCCCGGCCTCCATACAACATCCCCATCTGTCAACGCAGCATCGACACTAGTAGGTTCTATTAATATACCATCCACAAGTACGGTCACATATTCAGGAACAAGTTCAGTCTTGCCGGTATTCTTTGCGTAAAATGTGTATTTACCGGAACCACCGTCATAGGGGATTATCTCAGGATCGTTC
It encodes:
- a CDS encoding ATPase domain-containing protein → MAKINAFAIPRDDLNDKLGGGFPAGSLVVLEGGSGGGKSTISQRLSFGLNENDVSVTFVSTQMTTKGFINQMYSMDYPIAPFLLNGLLLYIPVIPLVQAAKSRCDFIERLMAAEELFEKDVIIIDTLSSLIKYSANTEKTLDLISFFKKLNGMGKVIILTIEPNQLTEDLASMFRSSCDVYITLKSKPLGSEVKRTIVVNKFTGAKGPVGQMIGFRIEPKVGLVVEIASVS
- a CDS encoding flagellar protein G, with product MKSMLKTERNSLLKNTGAETAVTHMIFFIAAMILAVSVVVLISGNVQSMIASSSASSKLVSEQMRTDITIVNDPEIIPYDGGSGKYTFYAKNTGKTELVPEYVTVLVDGILIEPTSVDAALTDGDVVWRPGDILTLNVTTEPSPLETGDHRVLVAAENGKSGAMSFKT